The sequence CAAAGTTAACCGTTTTGAACTTAAACAATGGTGAGTCTTGGCTAAACTCACTAACCATCACCGACATGATCCCACCCAGAGAGTGACCGACTAGGTGAATATTGCTCTTATCAACCCATGGCTGATTATTCAGAGCAAAGCGTAGACCTAAGAAATCCGAAACCGACTGCTGTAAATTGGAGCGAAGCGCGAAAGGTGAGTCGATATTGATGAAAAATGATTTGTTCTCTTTAGCACTGATTTCAAGACCATTCACATCGTATCTCATACGTTCGCCGTGATAGGGCATGTCAATAGCTACAACTGCATAACCTTGTGTTGTGTAATCTTTAGCCATTAGAGACGCAGCAGATTTATCAGCCGTGACGCCATGAATAAAGACAACGGTCGGAAGTGTTGTCTTCCCATCCCAACGGGCTGGTGTGTAAACATCGGCATTGACAATCTGTGACTGGACAACAACTGGCAGTGGTTCATTTACTGTAGGAAAACCGCCTGTCGATGTTTTCATCCATTCGTATAGCGGCGGGCATGATGCCTTTGGTTCATATTGGTCGTAATCGCACTCAGATTCACGACTCTTCGTGAAAGGTAGATAAAATGGCAGTTTTAGTTTCTGAGTATAAAGGTCATATTTAGTCGTTTTATCTTCGACCAAGATGAGTTCGCCAGAAAAAGTCGTTCCTTCAACAATATGGTTATCCCTCATCGCATCCAGTGACGAATATGAACTCTGAGTTTTAAATTGAGCTGCATATACAGGAATACCCTTCTCAGGATACAGCGCATAATATGAATCTATCGCATTTAATACCTGCTCCTGAAGGCTTACTTCCTTATCGCTGTCTAGCGGAACACCTGAATAAATCAATTCATCAAAGCTAGCGTCTGCTTTTAAAGGTTCGTCAAATTCAGTTTTTACCCCATCAGTCACAACGATCGAGTAAGTCGTTCCTTCTTTTAATCCTGACTCGCACTGAATAATAATATTAGAACCATCGGCTGATATTTGAGTGCTAACTTCCTCACCAGTTGACTCATTAATTAACACCACGTTCCCCGAAAAAGTTTCATTATTCAGTGGAAAACGCTTATCAGAATTAATACTTTGTAGCGGAATTAAAATAGGCTCTGCACAAAGTCCCCAACCATCTAAAGCGGCGTATGAGTTGTTGTAGTCCTGATAATAGGCATCGTTCTTTGATGACAAAGTTACAGCGTGTTCACCGACTCCGGTAATGGTTCCGTCGTCGTCATACCCGTATCCATCGTTTGGTTTTGGCAGTTCATCAATGTTGTAGGGAACCAATACTGAAACAGGTTCTTGAGTCGAGTCTTCAGACTGACAGCCGAGTAAGGCAAGCGTAATTAGTCCACATATATATGGCTTATTGAAATCTTTCAAAACAGCTCCTTCGTAGCTTTCGCATTTAACTGGTGTGGTCATGCGATTTATCGTTATTTGAGTTGCCGATTGAGTCGGAAGTAAGCTCGACTTTTATTCGCAGAGAGCAAGGCAACACAGAGTTGGAATGACACGTTGATAAAACTACGTAAGAAATTTGAGCAATTAACCCACACCCACTAAATCAGCGTCACCCGTTAATGATCCAATAGCTACTAACGGCAAGCACCTGAAACCGCATTAAACAACCTCAAAAAGGTATATAAGGGAATCTAATTAGGTTAATAAATCAATTTAAATCAAAAGCTTAAATATAAAAGACACCAAAATCAGTAAGTTTATATTTGTAGCGACATTTGTTATATTTAGGTTAGAACGCTTATAACAATGAGAACCCAGATGTCTGCTGAATTTATTATCAATGATGATATACAGGTCAATTTAGAAGAGAGTGAAATCCATCACTTTAAGACGGGCCGTACGTACCCAATAGGTTCTAACGAATCAGAGCTACTTAAGTTTTTTATCTCTAGACCCAATGAGGTGATTACTCGCCAAGTTTTGATTGAGCAAGTGTGGGTATCGAAAGGTATCTATGTTGAAGATGGCAGCTTAATGCAAACCATCTCTATCTGCCGAAAAGCGCTTGAAGACAAGAGTGGAATGATCATTGTCACTGAACGCGGCAAAGGCTACCGATTTGCAGGGCAAGTAACACAAGATAAAGAACGCGTACTGCGCAAAATTCAAGCCCAGCCCACACAGCAAACTGAACAACTAACAGAGAGATCTGCTGAAGAAAGCGCGATAGCAGAAAAAGCAGCCCCAACAAAAAAGACAACTCATGTGTTAGCGCTAATTGCTTTATTTGTAGTAACCGCTGGTCTGTCCCATTATTTGTTTGCTTATTTAGACAGAAATAGCTTAGGTGAAGATCTTACAGGGCAACATTTTATCTCTTGTACAATCGAAACCGACGAGTTCACCTTTAAAGAACTCTACAACGTCACTCTTTATGAATATAAGGGTCGAAAAATAATCATAGATAATTCAGGAAAGTCTTTGAGCTTCCCTAGCGAATTTAAAGGAGTTACTTGTGAATAAAGAAAAGCAGATATTCGTTGTCGTCGCTCTATTGGGTATTTTAGTCGGCTGGTTAACAACCTTTATTCCGAAAGAACATCTTAAAGGTCATTATTTGGCCAACACAGCATCGGTGGTCAATCCGCCTGAGAAAATAATTTATAATCAAGCTTCCGTGAATATCGAATTTAAGAAGAACAATAGTTACGAGTTGTTATATGTTTCGACTAAAGAGGCTGGTTTCACATCGTCTGGCACTTACGTTGTCACTCAACACGATATTTCGTTGGATGAGACTCAACACGAACAGATCATCCCAGACAGAGAGCTCACGTTCTATGAAAAAGTCATGATCAGTGAAGGTTCGGTACTCTCTTCCGATGCGATGACTTACATTCCACTGAACGACAGAGAGCTGTTATTGGTGACGCAACGTGGAATGATTCATTTCTGTAAAAAAGTGGCATGTGCCGACCTGCCCGCTTATTCAAATTCGGAACCAGAAGTAAATATCAATTAAGCTTACCGTCACTAACAGAGAACACTCTGTAAATTCTATGTGACTTTCCTCTGGCGTCTGCTATTTACCAATTAAGTAGGCGTCAGACTCTAATCCTCGAATGCAAAAATACCTTCCTAAATGTAAGAAATAGCCCTTTCCTTTTGATTTCCACCACTAAGTTAGAAAAAGCGTAATTTTATAAATCAAAGCCTTAATATGCAACTTGGCACAACAAAAGTGATCCAAGCTATATTCTAGCAAACGATATAATTTGTTTATTAACATCTAAATAACAGTAGTTAATCACGATTTACAACCACAATTAACATCGAAAAAAATGTTTGTCTTAGATCATATCAACCTCAACTATGCCTCGTGCCACAGTGCAGTTTTCTGTACATTCATTGTCATATTCTGAAACACTTTCTTATATTTTTTAAACTTTGTGGAGATTTCTATGTTAGAGCTCTTGATCGGATTAGTGATTACTATTGCTGTTGGTTACTTTATTGTAAAAGGCTATAAAGCGGCGGGTGTATTACTAACTGCTGGCCTTGCCCTACTTCTTATTACTGGCCTTATTGGTCACACAGTCTTACCAGCTAAAGTCGCTTCAACAGGTAACATGGTTACCGACTCACTAGAATTTGTTAAATACATGCTTCAGTACCGCGGGGGCGGCCTAGGTATGCAAATCATGCTTCTTTGTGGTTTTGCTTCTTACATGACGCACATTGGCGCTAACAACGTGGTAGTGAAACAGTTCTCTAAACCACTTGCTGCGATCAAATCTCCCTATGTACTTCTTGTTGCGGCTTACATCGTAGCGTGTCTAATGTCTCTAGCAGTAAGTTCTGCAACGGGTCTTGGTGTGCTATTGATGGCAACCCTATTCCCAATGATGACGGCAATGGGTATTTCTCGCCCAGCGGCAGTTGCGGTTTGTGCGTCACCTGCAGCCATCATTCTTTCACCAACCTCTGGTGATGTGGTTATCGCGGCAGAAAAATCAGGCATGTCTCTTGATGTGTTTGCTGTTCAAACGGTACTGCCTGTTTCTATCTGTGCGATCATCGTGATGGCAGGTGCGGCTTTCTTCTGGAACAAATATCTAGATAAGAAAGAAAACACGCCAATGGAAAAAGTAGACGTTTCTGAAATCGAAACAACAGCGCCGGCTTTCTACGCTGCACTTCCATTCCTGCCTATCATCGGCGTTTTCCTATTCAACGGTCGTACGATTCCAGGGCTTTCACTTGATATCTACACTATTGTGGTCGGTTCTATCTTCGTGGGCGCGGTCATCGATTACGTTGTTAAGAAGTTTGACGGCGAAAAAACACTAGAGGATTTAGACTCTTGCTACCAAGGTATGGCTGACGCATTTAAAGGCGTGGTAATGCTGTTGGTTGCGGCAGGCGTATTTGCTCAAGGTCTAATGTCTATTGGTGCGATTGATAACTTAATTGGTCTTGCTGAATCGGCAGGCGCAGGCGGTATCGCGTTGATGCTTATCCTGACGGGTTTAACGGTTGCTGCAGCTATCGCAACAGGTTCTGGTAACGCGCCTTTCTATGCATTCGTAGAACTGGCTCCATCATTAGCGGCGAAAATGGGCTTGAACCCAGCGTTCCTAATCATCCCAATGCTTCAAGCATCTAACTTAGGCCGTACTATTTCACCAGTATCTGGTGTAATTGTAGCGACATCTGGTATGGGTAAAATCAGCCCATTTGAAGTAGTAAAACGTACTTCTGTACCAGTAATCTGTGGTCTTATTACCGTTATCTTCGGCACGCTTGTATTGGTTCCAATGGCAGCGTAAGCCTTAAGTTTCTAATCTCAAAGAACGAAGAACAAACGAACACCAATACTGATATAAAATGCGTAAACAAAAAGGCGCTGAACCTAATAAGTTCAGCGCCTTTTTTTAATCTTATTTTCTCAACATCGTTAAAACTATCGAGATATGTATAAACAGTAAGACTTGAAATAGTGTTATCTCAAAGGAACAAGCCCTACTTCATTTCACCATAGCGTTCTAGATACAAAACCGTTGCAGCAGTACGTGAAGGCACTTGTAGCTTTTTCAGCAAGCTTTTCATGTGTACCTTAACTGTCGATTCAGAAATAAACAGGTGATCTGCTATCTGCTTGTTACGGTAACCTTTCGCGACTTCTTGAAGGATTTGCATTTCGCGTTCAGTCAGTTGGTCGAAGATATCATTGCGACTACCAGCGTCATTTAAGTAACGAGCAACCACACTGCTGTAAGCTTTGTCACCGCTGTGTGCTTGCTTAAGCAATTCGATTAACTCATCGGGTTCTGTGTCTTTCAACAAGTAGCCGTCAGCGCCGGCCTTTACGATCGCTTCAATGTCTGCAGGGCTATCAGAAACCGTGAGAATAACGATGTTAGCGCTTGAACCATCAGTACGCAGTGCTTTCAGCGTATCAAGTCCAGACATGCCTTTCATATTAAGATCCAATAGGATCAAATCAGGTTCTTCTTCATGGGCAAGAGCGACTGCTTCAGTACCGTTACTTGCTTCTGCAATCACTTCGAATTCATCTTCAAAGCTCAGTAATTGGCTTATACCTCTGCGCATCAATGGATGATCATCAACCAGCATTACTTTACAAATCGTCAACTTTAACTTCCTTCAAACTTTTATATTTCAATATGACTGTACAGCCTTCACCTTGAGCCGCTTCAATCGTTAAGTCGCCATTCAGTCTTGCCGCACGCTCCTGCATAATACTCATCCCGTAGTGGTTCGTCTTGGAACTACTTGAGTCAAAGCCATCTCCATTATCTTTAATCACGACTAATACTTCACCGTCCTCATCGATACAGCATACATCTATCAAGTCGGCATTGGCGTGTTTTATTGCGTTTATTGTTGCTTCACGAATCAATTGAAGCAAGTGAACCTGACTGTGTGCATCAAGCTCTATGGATGAAAGATTATTGGTTAGGTTAATCTTTGCATCTGTTCTTTCACTGAGCTCTTCAAGCATGGTACTTAGAGCCTCGCCGAAGTTGCCCTCTTTTATTGTCAACCTAAAGGTTGTGAGCAACTCTCGTAATTGAGTATAGGCATCAGCTAAACCGTTGCCGATTTCCGACGCTATTTGTTCAGATTGCTCTCGATGCTGTTGTTCTGGCAATTTGCCAATCACGCGCTTCAACAACGTCACTTGGATTTTCAAATACGACAGTGATTGAGCCAATGAATCATGAAGTTCACGGGCAATCGTTGCACGCTCTTCCATTATAATAAGCTGTTCTGCTTTCTTCTGCGCACGATTATAATAGATCGCCCGTGATAACAGTTGGATAAAGCTCTCAATCAGAGTCTTGGTTGAATGGCCATGATGATATGAACAATATAAATAGCCTAAGATAAGCTCATTATCATCCAACTTCATTTCAAACTTTTCATAATCCAAGTTCGAATCATACCCTTCGTCCATAATCAATGAACGACCCGAACTATCAGCTATCTCAAGCCTTAACGACTCTATTCCTTCTAGACTGACTAGGTGCTGTAGAATAGCTCGGAAGTTTTCTGGTGCGATACGTGTAACCGTAAGTTCTTGTGACGAGTGATAAAGCGCCTGCAAAGATTGGTTGGCGTTTTGCAGCTCAACTGTCTTAGCGTCTACAACTGACTCAAGGTTTCGATAGAGCACGCCCAAATCTTTGGCCATCGAGTTAAACGTTTTAGTCAGAATACCCAGTTCGTTATTATTGGTGACCTTTAGCTCTACCTCAAAGTCACTGTTTTTGATCCGCTGACTGGCTCCAACGAGCGCATGCAATGGCTTAACAACTTGTTTACGTACAAAATGAACAACAAAAAGAGATATGACCAAAATTCCGCCTAAGCCAACACCACCGGCCCACGCCAATTTTATTAACTTATCTTCTGAGAATTCTTGAAGCTTGAAAACGAAGCCATCTATCTCAGTGACAAAGTTCTCAACCAACACGAGATAGTGCTTGCGATCTTCACTGTTTAATACTTGCTTCAGTTCATGCCACCGACCAATAATTAAATAGTAATCTTCTGTGATGTCTGTCGGAACATTCCAACTGACCAAATTGGTCATTGATGGAGAATAAAGAGAACTTTCGAATTCATGAATATGAGATTCGTAATCGACGGATTCTATTTGAATATCATGGGCTAAACGGTAGCTTTGCATTCGCATTGAACCAGCCACGTTGACCGCTTCCGCATCATTCAAGCTTGAAGCCAAAGTAAAGATGGCAAAGCCAGTCGTAGCAACCGACAACAGCAGTATAGATAGCAGTGACTTAGCTATCGTACTCGTTACAGATGAAACCGGTTTTATAAGCAAAAGAGCCTTCCTATTGATAAATGACTTGCCAGCAAGATCGTATTGTCACACATCAAAAATCATAGCTCCATTCAATATGTGATCACTCGCTTCGTAATTTATTGATCTGAGACAATATATGCCCCCAATTAGCCCTAAGGGGGTATTTATACAATTGTTTCTAAAACTACACTACTTGTGAGGACAAATTACAAGATATTAATGGAATAATGACCTACAATTACAACATCTTAGCAACATCTATGGGTATCTAGTGGTAGATCTATCAAAACGCCGTCTATTTTCTAGGCAAAAAGTTGATTCAAGCCAGATTCGTTTGCCTTGGATTAAAAACCTAGAAAGCTTTGCAGATGACTGCACTCGTTGCGGTAAATGCATCGAGAGTTGTGAGACTGAGATAATCATTGTAGGCGATGGTGGGTTTCCTACTGTCGATTTTTCAATTGATGAATGTACGTTCTGCTATCAATGCGCAGACGTTTGTCCTGAACCCATTTTTACGCCAAAGCAAGGAGAGCCTTGGCAAGCAAAAGCAAGTATCTCTGATAAGTGTTTAGCGCAACAAAATGTTGAATGCCGAAGCTGTGGTGACATGTGTGAACCTATGGCCATTCAATTTCAACTTAGAGCAGGCAGTGTTGCTCTACCAAAAATCGAGTTAAATGAGTGTAACGGTTGTGGAGCCTGCGTAGCAGTTTGCCCTACTTCAGCTATTCTTGTGAGTAATGCATAAATAAAAATAACGAGAGCAATTTATGGCACTAAATGAAGTGCATATATCAAGTTTAGTCGTGCATGTGAGCCCAGAGCATCTCAATGAGATCAAAGCAGAGATCGAGCAATTCGATAACGCAGAAATCTACGGAGATAGCCCTGAAGGCAAAATCATCGTGGTCCTAGAAACCGAAAACCAAGGTTTTGTAACGGACACCATCGAAGCAATAAACAACATTAAGAACGTTTTAGGGACAGCTTTGGTTTATCACCAAATCGAAACTGGACTAGAAGAAACGGATTTAGAAACTGGAAGCAACAATTCTCAACTTGAGGGTGAAGTATGAAAATGACAAGACGTGCGTTTGTGAAAGCAAACGCAGCTGCATCAGCGGCAGCCGTTGCAGGTGTGACACTACCGGCAACAGCAACCAACCTGATTGCTAGCTCTGATCAAACAAAAATCACGTGGGATAAAGCGCCTTGTCGTTTTTGTGGTACGGGCTGTTCGGTACTAGTAGGTACTCAAAACGGCAAAGTGGTTGCGACTCAAGGCGACCCAGAAGCACCGGTAAACAAAGGCCTTAACTGTATCAAAGGCTACTTCCTTTCAAAAATCATGTACGGCAAAGACCGTCTAGAACAGCCTCTTCTTCGTATGAAAGATGGCGAGTTCCATAAAGATGGTGATTTCGCACCAGTATCTTGGGACAAAGCGTTCGACGTGATGGCTGAGAAATGGAAAGCATCTCTTAAGAAGAACGGTCCAACAGGTGTTGGTATGTTCGGTTCTGGTCAGTGGACAGTAATGGAAGGCTACGCAGCCGTTAAGATGATGAAAGCGGGTTTCCGTTCAAACAACATCGATCCAAACGCTCGTCACTGTATGGCTTCTGCGGTAGGTGCATTCATGCGTACCTTCGGTATCGATGAGCCAATGGGTTGTTACGATGACTTTGAACACGCAGACGCATTTGTACTGTGGGGTTCAAACATGGCAGAAATGCACCCAGTATTATGGACTCGTATTACAGACCGTCGTCTAAGCCACCCACACGTTCAAGTAAACGTACTGTCTACTTACTACCACCGTTCTTTTGAGCTTGCAGACACTGGTTACATCTTCAACCCTCAGTCTGACCTTGCGATTGCAAACTTCATCGCAAACTACATCATCCAAAACGATGCAGTTAACTGGGACTTCGTGAACAAGCACACGAACTTCAAGCAAGCAACAACAGACATCGGTTACGGCCTTCGTGATGATGATCCTCTACAGAAAGCAGCAGCAAACCCTAACTCAGGCGCAATGACTGCAATCTCTTTCGAAGATTACAAAGCATCGGTTGCTGAGTACACAGTAGAAAAAGCATCTGAAATGTCAGGCGTATCTGAAGAGAACCTGATCAAGCTTGCTAAGCAATACGCGGATCCAAACATCAAAGTGATGTCTCTATGGACAATGGGTATGAACCAACATACTCGTGGTGTATGGATGAACAGCCTTGTGTACAACATCCACCTTCTAACAGGTAAGATTTCTACTCCAGGTAACAGCCCATTCTCACTAACTGGCCAGCCATCTGCGTGTGGTACAGCTCGTGAAGTAGGTACGTTCTCTCACCGTCTACCTGCAGATATGGTGGTTGCTAACCCTAAACACCGTAAGATTGCAGAAGACATCTGGAAACTTCCAGAAGGCACTATCCCAGCAAAACCGGGTAAACACGCTGTTGCTCAAGACCGAGCATTGAAAGACGGTACGATCAACGCTTACTGGGTAATGTGTAACAACAACATGCAAGCTGGTCCAAACATCAACACTGAGCGTCTACCTGGTTACCGTAACCCAGACAACTTCATTGTTTGTTCAGACCCGTACCCAACAGCAACAGCTCAAGCTGCTGACCTTATCCTTCCTACCGCAATGTGGATTGAGAAAGAAGGTGCTTACGGTAACGCTGAGCGTCGTACACAAGCTTGGTACCAACAAGTGAAAACAGTTGGTGAAGCTAAGTCTGACCTATGGCAAATCATGGAGTTCTCTAAGCGCTTCACTATTGAAGAAGTTTGGGGGGAAGAACTGGTTGCGAAAATGCCTGAGTACCGTGGCAAAACCATGTACGACGTGCTTTACAAAAACGGCAATGTTGATGCGTTCCCTCTGTCTGAAGCTCAAGAGCTTAACGACGATGCACAAGCACAAGGTTTCTACGTTCAAAAAGGTCTATTCGAAGAGTACGCTGCATTTGGTCGCGACCACGGTCACGATTTAGCACCATACGATACTTATCACAAAGTACGCGGCCTACGTTGGCCAGTTGTTGACGGTAAAGAAACACTATGGCGCTTTAAAGAAGGTTCAGATCCATACGCTAAGAAAGGCTCTGGCTGGGACTTCTACGGAAAACCAGATGGTAAAGCGCTGATCATCAATGCTCCATATGAAGCTCCACCAGAAGTACCAAACGAAGAATACGATATGTGGCTATGTACAGGCCGTGTTCTTGAACACTGGCATACAGGTACTATGACTCGTCGTGTACCAGAGCTTTACAAAGCAGTACCGGATGCACTTTGTTACATCCACCCTGCTGACGCTAAAGCTCGTGGTCTTCGCCGTGGTGATGAAGTTCTTATCGAAAACAAACGTGGTGAAGTTCGTGTGCGTGTTGAAACTCGCGGCCGTAACCGTCCACCACAAGGCTTGGTATTCGTACCATTCTTTGATGCAAGAATTCTGATCAACAAGTTGATCTTGGATGCAACGGATCCTCTGTCTAAACAGACGGACTACAAGAAGTGTCCAGTTAAGATCACTAAAGTCGCTTAAGCCCTAGGCTTAGAGAGACGATCTTAAGTATCTAATATTGCGGCTACTTTTTTCACGCTTTTGAAAAAAGTAGTCCTCTCAAAGAATTAGCCTTTAGGCGGAGAAATTAACCATGAAAAAACTGATTACTGCTCTACTATCAGCTGGTCTTTTGCTAGCTGGTGCAGCTCAAGCTGAACTGGATAACCCAGGCGGCATTGGTGGCGTAGAATCTCTACGTGGTGCAAGTGAACTTGAAGCAACTCGCGCAGCAGATGACTTCAAAAAGTTCCCTCGTGACCAAGTACTTGAGAGTGACTACGTATACCAACCACCTCTAGTGCCTCATACTATTCGTAGCTATGAAGTTTCTCTTAACGCTAACAAGTGTCTTTCTTGCCACAGCTGGAAAAACGCAAAAGAAATGGGTGCTACTAAAGTGAGTGTAACTCACTACATGAACCGTGAAGATGCGGTACTTGCAGACGTATCACCTCGTCGTTACTTCTGTCTACAGTGTCACGTACCTCAAGCTAATGCTAAGCCACTAGTTGAGAACGAGTTCAAACCTGTAGATTCACTGCGTTAATCGTAGCCGGACTGTAAGAGAGGCTATATATGATAAAATTACTTAAAGCGTTTTGGAAAAGACTCGCGACACCAAGTAAAGCAGCCGTAGGCGTTGTTTTGTTCTTGGGTTTCTCGGGTGGTCTTTTGTTCTGGGGTGCATTCAACACGGGTATGGAGGCAACTAACACGGAAGAGTTCTGTTCTGGCTGTCACGCACCTATCGTTGCTGAAATCCAAGAGACAATTCACTACTCTAACCGTTCTGGTGTTCGTGCTATCTGTTCAGACTGTCACGTACCTCATGAATGGACAGATAAAATTGTTCGTAAGGTTCAAGCATCTAAAGAGCTATACGCACACTTTATTGCGAAAACCATCAATACTGAAGAAAAGTTCAAAGCACGTCGTGCTCACCTAGCGGAACGCGAATGGGCTCGATTGAAAAAGAACGATTCACTTGAGTGTCGTAACTGTCACCAGTTCGATTACATGGACTTCTCAGAGCAGAGCCCTCGTAGCGCGAAAC is a genomic window of Vibrio crassostreae containing:
- a CDS encoding alpha/beta fold hydrolase, translating into MTTPVKCESYEGAVLKDFNKPYICGLITLALLGCQSEDSTQEPVSVLVPYNIDELPKPNDGYGYDDDGTITGVGEHAVTLSSKNDAYYQDYNNSYAALDGWGLCAEPILIPLQSINSDKRFPLNNETFSGNVVLINESTGEEVSTQISADGSNIIIQCESGLKEGTTYSIVVTDGVKTEFDEPLKADASFDELIYSGVPLDSDKEVSLQEQVLNAIDSYYALYPEKGIPVYAAQFKTQSSYSSLDAMRDNHIVEGTTFSGELILVEDKTTKYDLYTQKLKLPFYLPFTKSRESECDYDQYEPKASCPPLYEWMKTSTGGFPTVNEPLPVVVQSQIVNADVYTPARWDGKTTLPTVVFIHGVTADKSAASLMAKDYTTQGYAVVAIDMPYHGERMRYDVNGLEISAKENKSFFINIDSPFALRSNLQQSVSDFLGLRFALNNQPWVDKSNIHLVGHSLGGIMSVMVSEFSQDSPLFKFKTVNFVVPGQGLTNLVLSSQTLGPEMSDGVKKSPDIQRSIAETVIPESCDAENNNQECIESLNEFVSLSSENALTVNQLENDIYDLLVTGLKQGVQAAIDSSDPASFTSRQANNKQPTLLLAAVGDCGETCDVGVDYVPDSVVPNSAPDNIRTGTEPLIKALGLAPITGTTGQPLTTTETRGVIRTTTGGHGTYLFPYEGTMDESGLPGFPDSEELNFVWDATNTQQVAVASMVTTTGASIEIVNEDHIETEVPQDEE
- the napF gene encoding ferredoxin-type protein NapF — its product is MVDLSKRRLFSRQKVDSSQIRLPWIKNLESFADDCTRCGKCIESCETEIIIVGDGGFPTVDFSIDECTFCYQCADVCPEPIFTPKQGEPWQAKASISDKCLAQQNVECRSCGDMCEPMAIQFQLRAGSVALPKIELNECNGCGACVAVCPTSAILVSNA
- the dcuC gene encoding anaerobic C4-dicarboxylate transporter DcuC, with protein sequence MLELLIGLVITIAVGYFIVKGYKAAGVLLTAGLALLLITGLIGHTVLPAKVASTGNMVTDSLEFVKYMLQYRGGGLGMQIMLLCGFASYMTHIGANNVVVKQFSKPLAAIKSPYVLLVAAYIVACLMSLAVSSATGLGVLLMATLFPMMTAMGISRPAAVAVCASPAAIILSPTSGDVVIAAEKSGMSLDVFAVQTVLPVSICAIIVMAGAAFFWNKYLDKKENTPMEKVDVSEIETTAPAFYAALPFLPIIGVFLFNGRTIPGLSLDIYTIVVGSIFVGAVIDYVVKKFDGEKTLEDLDSCYQGMADAFKGVVMLLVAAGVFAQGLMSIGAIDNLIGLAESAGAGGIALMLILTGLTVAAAIATGSGNAPFYAFVELAPSLAAKMGLNPAFLIIPMLQASNLGRTISPVSGVIVATSGMGKISPFEVVKRTSVPVICGLITVIFGTLVLVPMAA
- a CDS encoding nitrate reductase cytochrome c-type subunit: MKKLITALLSAGLLLAGAAQAELDNPGGIGGVESLRGASELEATRAADDFKKFPRDQVLESDYVYQPPLVPHTIRSYEVSLNANKCLSCHSWKNAKEMGATKVSVTHYMNREDAVLADVSPRRYFCLQCHVPQANAKPLVENEFKPVDSLR
- the narQ gene encoding nitrate/nitrite two-component system sensor histidine kinase NarQ, encoding MLIKPVSSVTSTIAKSLLSILLLSVATTGFAIFTLASSLNDAEAVNVAGSMRMQSYRLAHDIQIESVDYESHIHEFESSLYSPSMTNLVSWNVPTDITEDYYLIIGRWHELKQVLNSEDRKHYLVLVENFVTEIDGFVFKLQEFSEDKLIKLAWAGGVGLGGILVISLFVVHFVRKQVVKPLHALVGASQRIKNSDFEVELKVTNNNELGILTKTFNSMAKDLGVLYRNLESVVDAKTVELQNANQSLQALYHSSQELTVTRIAPENFRAILQHLVSLEGIESLRLEIADSSGRSLIMDEGYDSNLDYEKFEMKLDDNELILGYLYCSYHHGHSTKTLIESFIQLLSRAIYYNRAQKKAEQLIIMEERATIARELHDSLAQSLSYLKIQVTLLKRVIGKLPEQQHREQSEQIASEIGNGLADAYTQLRELLTTFRLTIKEGNFGEALSTMLEELSERTDAKINLTNNLSSIELDAHSQVHLLQLIREATINAIKHANADLIDVCCIDEDGEVLVVIKDNGDGFDSSSSKTNHYGMSIMQERAARLNGDLTIEAAQGEGCTVILKYKSLKEVKVDDL
- a CDS encoding chaperone NapD, which gives rise to MALNEVHISSLVVHVSPEHLNEIKAEIEQFDNAEIYGDSPEGKIIVVLETENQGFVTDTIEAINNIKNVLGTALVYHQIETGLEETDLETGSNNSQLEGEV
- the napA gene encoding periplasmic nitrate reductase subunit alpha, which translates into the protein MKMTRRAFVKANAAASAAAVAGVTLPATATNLIASSDQTKITWDKAPCRFCGTGCSVLVGTQNGKVVATQGDPEAPVNKGLNCIKGYFLSKIMYGKDRLEQPLLRMKDGEFHKDGDFAPVSWDKAFDVMAEKWKASLKKNGPTGVGMFGSGQWTVMEGYAAVKMMKAGFRSNNIDPNARHCMASAVGAFMRTFGIDEPMGCYDDFEHADAFVLWGSNMAEMHPVLWTRITDRRLSHPHVQVNVLSTYYHRSFELADTGYIFNPQSDLAIANFIANYIIQNDAVNWDFVNKHTNFKQATTDIGYGLRDDDPLQKAAANPNSGAMTAISFEDYKASVAEYTVEKASEMSGVSEENLIKLAKQYADPNIKVMSLWTMGMNQHTRGVWMNSLVYNIHLLTGKISTPGNSPFSLTGQPSACGTAREVGTFSHRLPADMVVANPKHRKIAEDIWKLPEGTIPAKPGKHAVAQDRALKDGTINAYWVMCNNNMQAGPNINTERLPGYRNPDNFIVCSDPYPTATAQAADLILPTAMWIEKEGAYGNAERRTQAWYQQVKTVGEAKSDLWQIMEFSKRFTIEEVWGEELVAKMPEYRGKTMYDVLYKNGNVDAFPLSEAQELNDDAQAQGFYVQKGLFEEYAAFGRDHGHDLAPYDTYHKVRGLRWPVVDGKETLWRFKEGSDPYAKKGSGWDFYGKPDGKALIINAPYEAPPEVPNEEYDMWLCTGRVLEHWHTGTMTRRVPELYKAVPDALCYIHPADAKARGLRRGDEVLIENKRGEVRVRVETRGRNRPPQGLVFVPFFDARILINKLILDATDPLSKQTDYKKCPVKITKVA
- a CDS encoding winged helix-turn-helix domain-containing protein, whose product is MSAEFIINDDIQVNLEESEIHHFKTGRTYPIGSNESELLKFFISRPNEVITRQVLIEQVWVSKGIYVEDGSLMQTISICRKALEDKSGMIIVTERGKGYRFAGQVTQDKERVLRKIQAQPTQQTEQLTERSAEESAIAEKAAPTKKTTHVLALIALFVVTAGLSHYLFAYLDRNSLGEDLTGQHFISCTIETDEFTFKELYNVTLYEYKGRKIIIDNSGKSLSFPSEFKGVTCE
- a CDS encoding response regulator, which translates into the protein MTICKVMLVDDHPLMRRGISQLLSFEDEFEVIAEASNGTEAVALAHEEEPDLILLDLNMKGMSGLDTLKALRTDGSSANIVILTVSDSPADIEAIVKAGADGYLLKDTEPDELIELLKQAHSGDKAYSSVVARYLNDAGSRNDIFDQLTEREMQILQEVAKGYRNKQIADHLFISESTVKVHMKSLLKKLQVPSRTAATVLYLERYGEMK